The Lolium rigidum isolate FL_2022 chromosome 2, APGP_CSIRO_Lrig_0.1, whole genome shotgun sequence genomic interval CCGCATGAGAGCCAACATCATGTTTCAGAAAATCAAGCGAGCCCCCTTGACTCTGCATCATTTCCTCTCGTGGTTCATGGTATCTGCTGCCCACATCGTCATATCTGCGAGAGAGTGTGGAAGTATCCCCATGTACATGACCCTTCAAAGTGTGATGTGTACCTGCTGAGAAGTCCCAGTCACCAGTATCGTCGTTGATCTCCAATGCAGTGGGAAATACTGGATGGCTGTAAGTTCTGCTGAATGATGGTTCGCTTGCAGGAAAAGAGCTTTTCATTGGTTCTTTACCCCGGAATTCAGGCTGCCAAGAGAAGTCGTGTGTGTCAACCATACCGCTGGCCCTTCTATCATATGTCCTCGTATCTCTACTCAATTCATTGCTGAATGGATCACCCATTATCTGATTGTGAATCATTGCATCAACGCCATGCTTTCTTGGAAGACAAGAGACACCCTCGCCTCCCCTACTCAAACTTTGGTCGAACATGAAGGCCTCTCGGAGGTGAGGTGTTGCATCCTCCATGTCAGAGAACCTCCTCAACTTGGGCGGTGAGAATACATTGTCATGTTCTACATAGTCACCAGGCAATTGGTTTAGAGGATCGAGACAGAGAGGATCACTGGTTGGTACTGCAAAAGCTTGTGGGGCACACTTTCTCCTCTTCCTTGGAGACTGCAGCAATGCACTGCAGATGTCTGAATCTACAGAAGAGCATTCGGTCATTACAGACCTAGATTCACCTAGCTcgccaaatttgcataaagcactGAACAGAGTAATGCTCTGTGGAGACAACAGATGCTCTCCAACAGCCTGAATGCGACGCTCATGTGACCAACTGAGGAACTCCACGAGGGTGCCTCCAGAAGAAAGTATTATGTATGCAGACAAGGGGTTGATTGAAGGAAATTTTGTGAGAAATGATTCAGCTAAGCTTTCTGATTCAGGTATATCTAGAGGAGCTCTATTTAACCTAGCCACCTTTCTGATGCAACTAAGAATTATCTCATCTGTTGACTTGGGAGTGTGTGAGAAGAATAGCTGCAAGTTCATGACCAGACTAGCAGCTGCAGCATATAGAGAATCGGATGATTCCATTACAGCAGCAAGGGAGTGAGGTTCTCCTTCAAAGACCTGCAAAAGTAGAAACAGGAAAACTATTAAGTTatgacaaatataactcaatgacaACCGTGTATATGTGCATATGCAATGATAACATAAGACAGGTATACCATGACAACTCTATGAGGAAAAAGCAAAAATTCGGAGTTCAAAACCAATTACCATTATGCAGCCACTGAAACAGAAGCTAATTGACATCAGAATATTGGTCGCAATGGTCTCTACAAAACTTGTTATACTAGATGTCTCTGTTGGCATTGAGAATTCACTGCACCCAAAGAGTTTGGTCTCACACCATACTAAGCAATCTGAAGCACTGAGTATTAGGTCCACAGGAAGATCAATGTCTCGTTCCACAACCTGCATTCCTCCTTTCTCCAAAGATAGTATCTGCTGATAAGATGATCTACGGGAGAAAAGCATACTCTTTCCATGACTTCCAGTATTTACAACAATCACCGCCTCTGGGGTAGACAATCTTCCTGATAAGATGCTGCCAACTTTTACACTGGAAGGCAAGTCAGTAGCAGATAGATTGTCTTGCGGGGCTTTCATCACATTTGCAGACACGGAAGAAGTAGAGCTGCTCTTGTCAACTGCAGGCACAAAATTTTGTGGATCAAAAATATCTCTTTTGCTCAAAATTTCCTCTATGTGCCGCTGTTCAGCTACAGGCACAAAATTAGGTGCATCAGCAGTATTCTTTTTCTCCAGATTTTCTAGTTTGAGCTGTTGATCATCTGCCGGGAAGCTTATTGTTGAATCAGCAGTGAGATGTTTGACTAGATTTTCCTGCAGTCCTTGCAGTGGATTAGTTGCTGGTATGAAGTTCAACGAATCAACAATACGCATTTTGTTCATCTTCTCTTGCAGATCCTTCTGAAGTGTATGCAAAACCGTATCCTGCAGATAATCAGGACGAGTTTTTATTTCTTAGGCATTTATGTTTTGACAGGAGATCATTCTCTGCCCCATTAACCATTACTAGCACCCACAATGAGGGCAACACATAAATTCTAAACAAATTAAATGCAATGTACACCACTTATAAGATCTACGGGTAAAAACATACTCAAGAAAAGTATGAAACCCTAGATAAATTTGAGGCAAGCATTTGCATACTGCCATTTGATTATTTCTGTAAATTTTAGAGTGAGAAATGAAGAAACATAGGATGCGATCATGCTTTTATCATCTACCTTCCATTTTACAGGTATGCAATCATTCTGTTCTGATCAGAGAACTTGGGGAACACTATTTTTTGACAAGTCTTTTCGACAACTAACTCACGAAACATTCTAACTATCAGAGAATACATAGTTTACCCAAAAAAATGAGCTTGTAGAATTAAAGTAACCAAcaagcaaaaagaaaaaaataacagATTCTCTTTTCATATTGAATGCATGCATAGTAAAACAGTAGTAGTAAGTTCCAAACAGTGACCAACACATGGTAAAACGAAAACAGAAATAAGTTTCTAACATCATGACTAATGTATGGAGATTGAACTAATGGTGTGAAGAAGCGATTGATAATCACCAATGTGGCTTTCAAATCTTGCTCTGTAGGATTGTCCTCAACAAGTGCAATAGAAGAGTCTTCAGTATCCACTTTGACATAGAGGAAATGCAGTGGTGGAAAACCATCTAATTTAGGAGCCAGAGACAACAAGGTAGATGATTTATTTGGACCCCCATATTCCAGTACGATGCCAAACTCATTGAAAGGGAATGAAGCTGGAATGTCCCTTCAAAATTAAGACcaacataaatatgacaaatataTGACAGCAGTTACACTAAAATCATGATGCATGTACGAAAAAAACCATCCACCTAGAAATACAATTGAACTCCACTACATATTTTCACACCTTAAAGATATGTCTTTCTATTATGTGCATGCCCAGTAATTTATGCATTATGCTATACCATAAAATATGTGCACATAAGGAAATAAAAACTGAAGCCTCAAAAGTATTTTTGGAAGGGCAGACAATCATCATAAGGAACAAAAAGCGCAAAATGACTCAATAGGTAACAATGTATTGATTCTTCTTAAAATCACAACTTCTTTAGAAATATACtttcataattttattttttaatctgTGTAATCACTAAGAAACGTAATTCAACTGAAGAACAGGTATGAACTGTTGATACAACACATACGTTTTTGCTCACTAAAATGAAAACAAATTCTGCCTTAATTTCTGTGTAGTTCAAATGTTCCAAAGCATTTGATGTGTTCAAACTCTAACCATTCTTTTACAGTTTCTTGTGCATAAACAGGTCTCgacatttaaatattttttacgGGTCTCTGAATCTGCAACAAGCAAGAAACACAAGTGGACTGCAATACTACAATGAGACAGCTGATTGATCTTATACTTATAGAATTCCATGATGATGGTTTGCTCATTCCATATGTTAATTGGAATGGAATATTTTGGTACAGCTCGCATGAAAATTTTCATGAAGATTGGGTAGCTTACTCCAAGAACCAGATTACTTGCTTTTAGAAGTAACTTAGTTTGTAATATAACTCTATAAAACAAGAACTGGAGCAGATGATTGGCATGATTGGTTTATCATGTGTACTTACTTGTTATCTAGCAGAATGCAGTCTGATTTCGCTAATCCTCCCAGCACCGAAGTTTTAGAATTCGCCTTGTTCACCTGATCTAGATAAGCTGCATCAGGGTCTTTTCCTAGTTCACCAAATGTCATCTTCAGTGAAGTTAATTTATGACCCAATGGCACCcagaaagctctgtcggcaactATAAGGATCTTTTGGTTTGTCCGTGTATTAGATCTGAGGATTTTCTCAATGTCAAATAATGATGGATGGGAGTCAAACTGGTGCTTCTCGGCTTTCCACCGTGCTTCACCGATGAAACAATGAACATGCCTTAACCTCTCAGGAATATTTTCAAAACTTCCAATCAGGTTGCTTATGTACATATGGGCAGCATGCAAACCAAAGAAACAGAGGTAGTATGCAACCTGTTTTAGTCCATACAGTACCATGAGTTCCATCTTATCTTCGTATTTACAGTGATTATAGAAGCCATCTGAACCTTCTCCAGTTATCAGTCCAAGAAGTTTCTGCTTCGAAATGCTTAAACCATGCCCATCGGAGAAAGTATGCCTCAAAGATGCACTTTCTTGCAAAGCAGAAGTATAACTTATATGAATGTGTTTAATAAGGACTCGAATAGAATCTGAGAGGCTGACAGGATGAATTTCTATGAGCTTTTCAACTTTAGGCATGGTTGAAGAAGGAGCTGCTTGCTCTTTCAAAGTGGGGATATCTAATGTAGAAACACTGTACTCATTAGCTCCTCTCTTGGTGCCGCTTCTGACATTCAAGTAGAAGTTCAGGTCATTCGATTGCGACTTTGACTCGAATAAGGAAGCTGGCTTTTTTGAACTCAACATTTCCATGTGGCTGTGGCCTCCAGTATCAAATTCTTGTCTGTATTTCTGAGCTGTTTCCACTACAGCAGGTGGATCATCATGGGCTGGAACATAAATATTTTTCTGCTTGTCCTCATCTTGGTTCTTTGCACTTCTCCAAAAATACTCAAGAAAATCAAAGCTGGGTGCTGATGTCTCCTGGCAACTGACTTGCAGCTCAGAATTTGAATGGCAACTTTTTACCTCCTCAACCATGCTTGCATAAGTAGAGCAGATCTCCCGGTTGCATGGACCTTCCAATAAAAGATGCCAGTCCAAATAAATTCCGTCAGCTGAAGAGAGAGAATGTGGTTTCAGAGAGCAGAGTACTTCTTCCATGGAGGGAATCATAGATCTCAGGGTTATATCATCATCAGTTAAAATAGGTGTAGGCAGTGATATGAATGCATCGTCAACCAGTACCAACTCAGAGCTAACCACTGATTCATAGAAACGTCTTGCTGGATCAAAGTCGTCTTTGAATATTTCATCAGATGTACTCAGCTCAGCTGTCTCTGACTGAACAAGCGTTTTGGAGACATCATGTGAAGGAAAATCAATGATTTGGACTTCTTCTAACAACATTGAGCATGGCAAGTCTGAGCAAGTCCCATCAGGCTTGAGAGGGTATAATGCTGAGTTTCTGTCAACCAGAATATTACCATTGATCCTCACAAGATCCATTTCTACTGCAGCCCTGACTGTTGTTGGTTCATCTACTTGATAGTCTGCAGATGGTGCATCTTTGGCAACCAAGGCCAGCATATCCACATCAATTGGCCCCGAGAACTCTGTTGATTTAAACGCTGAATGCTGAACCTGTGCTTCACCCAAGTGCTCAACAAGGTTATGAAAAATACTGGATATCTCTGCCTTGGTTGGACACTCATCAAGCTCCCAGGAATGCCTACAAACCTCCAATTGTGGTATTTTTGCACCACAATCAAATGCTGCAATCTCTGACAAGTTAATATTTGTTGCAGAGAAATGGTCTGCCTCGTCATTATGCTTCACAGGGATTTTTTCTACTTGATAAATTGAGTCCGCAAGTTCAGTTGGATATCTTAAAGTCATCTCAGTGTCAGTTTCAATGATATCCTACAATGAATTAAATAGAAGATGGGAATATGAGCATTGAATCTTGAGTTTAAGAGAACACAAGAAAATCAAATCGACAACACACTAATCACTGGTAAGTGGGCACAACCAACTTCagctggtttgcatatttggataTGACTTGACGGTAATGACAGCAGAGAATGCTAATATATATAGTAAAGAACAGTGACAAGATGGATGTAATTTTTCTACTTATAAAACAACAGTTGACACAAAAGGTAGGAAGGAACCCTGCTTCATGCTACATAATTGTAACCGTGCGCAGTGAAAGAACAGCATTGTCACAAAACAAGAAATTCTTAGCACAACATTCTGACCCGTCTCTTATAACTAATGAATTGCAACAATGTAGATTCTGATAGAAGAGACCTGCAATTGCTTAAAAGTCTGATAACATGGTGCAAAGTAAGTACCAGGCGGATTTTCACGTCTGGAACACGGAACCGTACGGTGACACCACCACCCGACGACTCGTCACCAGTGGAGGATGCAGCGTAATCTTCCAGCATCTTACAAACCAGGAAACAGCACATTGTGAGCCATGATAATGAAATCATGTAGTAGTAGTCTTAGCCAACCTCGCTGGATGCAGCTTACCTGAGGGAGATCGACCTCTGCCACCTCGAACTGGAGCTCCTTCAGCAGTTCCCATCCCTAACACCACCAAAACGCAGGAATCACACAGTAATCTCGTACGGGACGGTTACAGTGAAGCGAAACAGACGGAGGTTCAGTCACCTCCGTGTCGGCGGTGGTCTCCGGTCTATCTGATATGGCTCCCTCTCCGTCCCCGTTAGATCCCTTTGATTAATGAACACGCAGTTGTGCACAGGTGTAAGTGTTACATGAAAATAAGGGGGGAACCTGCAGATGAGCAGGTGCAAGCATGAAGGGTTGGCTTACATCGGGGGTTTTGGATGCAGCAGACGCCCTCGCGCTGAAACCCTTGCTGCCATACACGCCCCTGCCGTAGATGTAGTCATCCACCAATCCCTGCGCGAAGCACCCAAGCTGTTGCCATTCTCGCAAATACCGCATGATTTTGCATTATATGGAGAATTGAAAAATTAACCGAAACGCGGCCCCGATACGAGCTACTCCGAGCAAATCAACGCGAGTAGAGAACGCAGCGGAATTACCGTAGAAAAGCTGACTcacctcgtcggcggcggcggcggggatggtCGGCACGGGCCGGACCTGCGGGATGACGGCGGCGAGGAACGCGGATAGCGCGGAGGATACGGGGAGCGAGTCGAGGTCGTCGCCTGGGATGCTGGCTGCGGGGAGGTCGGGCACGGCGGGGAACGGGATGGGGAAGCGGAATTGGGGGTCGGGAGGGAGGGACTGGACGGGGAGGGGAGGGAAGCGCAGGGCCGCTAGGGATAGGGCTTGGtccgaggaggaggccgccgccggcgacggcgagaagtagtcggtggcgaggaagCGGGTCCGCATTGGGGTTTGGGAGgcggggagtggagtggaggAAGGAAGACGAGTGATTTTGGTTTGAAACGTTTGAATCTCGTTACGCTGGGCNNNNNNNNNNNNNNNNNNNNNNNNNNNNNNNNNNNNNNNNNNNNNNNNNNNNNNNNNNNNNNNNNNNNNNNNNNNNNNNNNNNNNNNNNNNNNNNNNNNNTGCTTGTTCTGGTGAAGTGGCTATAAAGGCCacgttgtttggtggcctgcatATAGTTTTTTcggccccgtggagatttgggctctgcccgtttggtaggtcggttttcaggcATTGTAGCAGCCCAGAACGGCGCCCCTGTTATTTGGTTGCAATCCATAATCTTCTTCTACTTACCTCTTACCTTCGATGGTGAGGTTATCAGCGATCAACAGCACAAGCAAAAACACAATTCACAATTCAGACAAACTTAGCACTGATCATAGTTCAAACACGGTCATAGTTCACGATACAAGCCGATCATAGTTAACGACACACCATAGACGATCACAGTTCACCAGACGACAGGTACAACAACTACACACAGACCAGGTAAGCTTCAGACATGACTTTGGAAGATGACACACCTGGTGGCGTCGTCATGGTACCGGCACAtggtcatcacctcagtgcaggtgtgatcgaagatgaccacattgtACTGGAAGGTGGACACCATCTTGTAGACGAGAAACTGGCCTATCTGCAGCTGATGAGCGACGGCAAAGAccgcccacccctggtcgatgtatgcgtcatcaccttctctcaccgtagtcatcctccagtagcagccagtgttggtggtgacgatgatgttcgaagggatttctccgaaccacctgACGAAATCATGAGGGATCCGTAGCCGGTTGAAGGTGGGCCTGAAGACGATGCATAGGAACTGGTTCGGCACTACGTCCGgctggaagtggccgacgttagccgcCCTTCGCTTCTTGGACGGTCCCTCGTCGGGGGTCTCAGGTGACCCAAGTttgagcttctcagtctgccacaagaacacatgtcattagaggtgtgcctgctcacaagtatagATGAAAACGAACATTGGAAACATGTGATGCATCATACATTGGATCACACGACAGCTTaagggactgccctcaaactaagtctagtgtgcaagtaatcacACACACACAACTAAGTTTGAGGGTAGCACCTTGTCTTCCAGTATGTcattgttcaatcattggccaatgcactagacaaacaaaatgaggcctcatatattggatcacacggcaggcaaagggactgtccgcaaactaagtctagtgtgcaagtaatatggcacacacgactaagtttgagggcagcaccctgccttccgttgtgccattGTTGAATCATTCCATTGCAGTAGACAAACAAAATGAGGCATCATAAATTGGACCACACGGCACGCAAAGGGATtatccgcaaactaagtctagtgtgcaagaaatatggcacacacgactaagtttgagggcagctgatacgtctcaaacgtatctataatttcttatgctctatgctagttatatgacaatactcacatgttttatatacactttacatcattttgatgcattttccggcactaacctattaacaagatgccgaagcgccagttcctgtttttggtttcagaaatcctacacaggaaatattctcggaattggacgaaacaaaagcccacggtcttattttccacggagccttccagaagtccgaagaggagatgaagaggggcgaggaggcggccacaccctaggggacgcggccccacccctggccgcgccgccctatggggtgggcccctcgagcgtcccccgactctgccccttcgcctatataatctctccgtcgcgaaaaccctagtaccgagagccacgatacgagaaaagttccagagacgccgccaccgccaatcccatcttgggggattcaggagatcgcctccggcaccctgccggagaggggaatcatcaccggagggctctacatcaccatgcccgcctccggactgatgcgtgagtagttcatccttggactatggatccatagcagtagctagatggttgtcttctcctcttgtgctatcatgtttagatcttgtgagctgcctaacatgatcaaggtcatctatttgtaatgctacatgttgtgtttgttgggatccgatgaatatggaatactatgtcaagttgattaattgatctatcatatatgtgttgtttatgatcttgcatgctctccgttgctagtagatgctctggccaagttgatacttgtgactccaagagggagtatttatgctcgatagtgggttcatgtctccattgaatgcgagacaggtgatgaaagttctaaggttatggatgtcttgttgccactagggataaaacatcaatgctttgtctaaggatatttgtattgtttacattacgcatagtacttaatgcaattgtctgttgtttgcaacttaatactggaaggggtgcggatgctaaccccaaggtggactttttaggcatagatgcatgctggataggggtctatgttatttgtcgtaatgccctaagtaaaactcatagtagtcatcatgatatgtatgtgcattgttatgccctctctatttgttaattgcccaactgtaatttgttcacccaacatgctatttatcttattggagagacaccactagtgaactgtggaccccg includes:
- the LOC124687575 gene encoding protein SHORTAGE IN CHIASMATA 1 homolog gives rise to the protein MTLRYPTELADSIYQVEKIPVKHNDEADHFSATNINLSEIAAFDCGAKIPQLEVCRHSWELDECPTKAEISSIFHNLVEHLGEAQVQHSAFKSTEFSGPIDVDMLALVAKDAPSADYQVDEPTTVRAAVEMDLVRINGNILVDRNSALYPLKPDGTCSDLPCSMLLEEVQIIDFPSHDVSKTLVQSETAELSTSDEIFKDDFDPARRFYESVVSSELVLVDDAFISLPTPILTDDDITLRSMIPSMEEVLCSLKPHSLSSADGIYLDWHLLLEGPCNREICSTYASMVEEVKSCHSNSELQVSCQETSAPSFDFLEYFWRSAKNQDEDKQKNIYVPAHDDPPAVVETAQKYRQEFDTGGHSHMEMLSSKKPASLFESKSQSNDLNFYLNVRSGTKRGANEYSVSTLDIPTLKEQAAPSSTMPKVEKLIEIHPVSLSDSIRVLIKHIHISYTSALQESASLRHTFSDGHGLSISKQKLLGLITGEGSDGFYNHCKYEDKMELMVLYGLKQVAYYLCFFGLHAAHMYISNLIGSFENIPERLRHVHCFIGEARWKAEKHQFDSHPSLFDIEKILRSNTRTNQKILIVADRAFWVPLGHKLTSLKMTFGELGKDPDAAYLDQVNKANSKTSVLGGLAKSDCILLDNKDIPASFPFNEFGIVLEYGGPNKSSTLLSLAPKLDGFPPLHFLYVKVDTEDSSIALVEDNPTEQDLKATLDTVLHTLQKDLQEKMNKMRIVDSLNFIPATNPLQGLQENLVKHLTADSTISFPADDQQLKLENLEKKNTADAPNFVPVAEQRHIEEILSKRDIFDPQNFVPAVDKSSSTSSVSANVMKAPQDNLSATDLPSSVKVGSILSGRLSTPEAVIVVNTGSHGKSMLFSRRSSYQQILSLEKGGMQVVERDIDLPVDLILSASDCLVWCETKLFGCSEFSMPTETSSITSFVETIATNILMSISFCFSGCIMVFEGEPHSLAAVMESSDSLYAAAASLVMNLQLFFSHTPKSTDEIILSCIRKVARLNRAPLDIPESESLAESFLTKFPSINPLSAYIILSSGGTLVEFLSWSHERRIQAVGEHLLSPQSITLFSALCKFGELGESRSVMTECSSVDSDICSALLQSPRKRRKCAPQAFAVPTSDPLCLDPLNQLPGDYVEHDNVFSPPKLRRFSDMEDATPHLREAFMFDQSLSRGGEGVSCLPRKHGVDAMIHNQIMGDPFSNELSRDTRTYDRRASGMVDTHDFSWQPEFRGKEPMKSSFPASEPSFSRTYSHPVFPTALEINDDTGDWDFSAGTHHTLKGHVHGDTSTLSRRYDDVGSRYHEPREEMMQSQGGSLDFLKHDVGSHAASHGSGWEIDYLRQMNENRKSRQERSSGMMSNSRMRDGASEIRSPPSIESFRYRGDRDTPSRGRSLTIGTRYRGDRDTPSRDRSPPAGTHRYGKAREGTKAHTQGVRKYLKAQPSASQERRIQPSIDPSWTPVDKRARQKLSFATDGKEKQSKLIWRNQNSPGIGCGFRKRYREEGT